CAGGCAGGAACAGGCGGGCCACCCAGTCGCTGGAGTCGGCCTGGGCGTAGTTGACCATCCAGGCCAGGCAATAGCAGCCGAAGTACAGGGGCGAGCGGTTGGAGCGTCGGAACCAGAACAGCGCGAGGTGATAAACGCCCATCACCAGCAGGCTGCCCACGAAAAACAGGGCCACGCACCACTGCCTGGTCTGCGCCGCCTCCATGGCCGCGCGCGGCCCGATCCTGACGGGCGCCAGCACCCCGGCCTCGCGGTAGCTGTGGTTGGAGATCTGCAGCACCAGTTCCAGGGGCCCGCCCTCCGCCGGGAAGGCGGCCAGGAGCACGGAGGGCTTGGGCACTTCAGCCTCCGCGGAGCGGCTCACGATGCCGCTTTGCGCGCACAGGCGCCCGTTGACCCACAGGGAGGACGCCGAGTTGACCGAGGCCAGGCGCACGGCCAGTTCCTGCTTCGCCGCGCCGGGCAGCACGACCAGGCGCAGGGTGGCGCAGCCCGCCGAGGGCAGGGGCTTGCCCTCCACCTCGAAGGCGTTCCAGGCCGATGGCAGCTCCAGGTAGCCCGTGAGAGAGGGACGTTCACCGCCGGCGAGGCCGGAGCGGAAGTCGTCCGGCTGGAGCAGCTGGTTCCAGTAGAGTTCCCACTCCCCGTCCAGGCGAACCGGCCCGCCGCCCGCCAGCCCCATGCCGGAAAGGTCCAGCACGCCCCCGGCGGCGCGGGGCGCGCCCGGGCCGGACACGCAGCCGCAGCACAGCAGCGCGGCCAACACAGCGCAGGCGAGTACGGCGTTGCGCGCCTTCATGACCGGCGGGGCCTCATTCCCGGAATGTACCGGAAGAACGCGCCCCAAGGCAAGGCGGCCCGCCGGGGAGCTTCCCCGGCCTCAGGGTTGTGCGTGAAAGAGGCGGCGCGGCCTGCCAGCACGTCTCCGAGCATTCCCGAACCTGCCCGCCCCCGCCCGCACGCGGGCCCTGCTGCCCACACCTCTCCGCTCATACGGCAGCCCGGGCATGGGGCTTATGGCTCCTCCAGCCGGAGACGGTAGGCCGAACCGCGCGCCACCAAACGAAAAGCCCCCGAAGCGACCGCTGCGGGGGCTGCTCAAACGGCTGGCCGTGCCTGATTCATCCAGCGGGCGGAAAGTTCATGACGAACGCCTTTATCTCGTCGCGCACCCGCCGGTAGTGGCCCATGACCTCCTCCTCGGAGGAGGCTCCGGCGGCCAGGGAGGGCGGGTCGTCGAACTGGGCGTGCATGATCCTGCCCGCCCCCGGCAGGATCGGGCAGTGCTCCTTGGCGTGGTCGCACAGGGTGACCACGAAGTCGAACTCCTTCACAGGCAGTTCGTCCACGGTCTTGGAGGTCTGGCCGGAGATGTCCACCCCGGCCTCGGCCATGGCCTTCACGGCCCTGGGGTTCATCCCGTGCTTCATGATCCCGGCCGACCAGGGCTCGATCTCCGGGGAGCGCAAGGCCCGCGCGAACCCTTCCGCCATCTGGCTCCGGCAGGAGTTGCCGGTGCACAGGAACAGCACCCTCATCTTCTGACTCATAGGCTTTTCCCCCATTCGTTTGAATGATGACCTGCCACGTATCCCGCTTCTAGCATCGCGGCGGCTGGGTGCAAGCAAAAGTCTCGTTTTTTTGCTGGCGGGAAGGTTCTGGACGGCCGTGATGGGGCCTGCGGGGCTCAGTTTTCCATGCGGGAGAGCTCTTCCAGGATGGCCGACGGGTCCAGGAGGGTGATGCTGCGGCGCGTGACCTTGATGAGCCCGCGCTCCTCGAAGGAGGCCAGCGTCTCGCTGACGGTCTGCTGGCAGGAGCCGGTCATGGAGGCCATCTGACCCTGGGTGAGTTTGGCGGGAACGTCCACGGGGCCGCCCTTGGCCTGGGCGATCTCGTCGTGGGAGAGGCAGACCAGCAGCTTGAGCAGGCGGGTGGCCACGCCGCAGGTCATCAGGTTCTCGAGCTGCCCCGTAAGGTAACGGATGCGCCGCCCCAGCACCTCGATGGCGCGCCGGGCCAGCAGGGGGTGATCGAGCATCAGGTCCAGAAACTCCTTGCGGCCCACCTCAAGGATGACGCCGTCCGAGATGGCCTGGGCCGAGCACTTGCGCGTCTCCCCTCCCACGATCTCGGCCAGGCCGAACATCTCGCCCGGGGAGCGGATGAAGAAGGTGGGCTCCTTGCCGTGCAGGGAGATGCGGAAAATCTTCACCGAGCCGTGGTCCAGGTAGTAGCAGCGGGTGCAGCGGTCGTTCTCGAAGAAGATGATGTCGTTCTTCTTCACGCGCCGCGTGGCGGCCAAGGCCCTGAAGGCCTCGAACTCGCGCTCCAGGCCGTCGAAGAAGCCGCCTTTGATCAGGTGCCAGTCCATGTGGGGGGTGTCGGGGGCCATGCTTCAAGCATAGTCCCACCGTGCAGGAGGTCAAGGGGCCGCCCGAAGGCGGCGCTTCAGCCAGATGCAAAACCCCGAAGATGGGGTTTCGGGAGCCGCTGACGGGCAGCAAAGCCGCCCTGCTCCAAGCTCCGCTACGCGGAGGACTGCTGGCAAAGTCCCAAAGCCGCCTTTGCCAGCAGCCATGGGGCCGCCCGAAGGCGGCCCCTTAGGCTCTCAGTCCTCAATGTCCAGGCGGTTGCGGTACTTGTAGGTCACGGTCTGGCCGTGGATGTCCGTGCACTTCCAGGTGATGCTGTTCTTGCCCATGATGGGTTTCAGCGTGGCCTTGTGGTAGCCCAGCTGGTAGGGGATGCGCGTCTCGATGGCGTTTCGCGGGCACATCTTCACGCAGGACATGCAGTCCCAGCAGTCCCGGTTGGCGTGGCAGTGGGATTTTCCGTCCGCGCCGACGTACATCAGGTCGCCCGGGCAGGCCTCCTCGCAGAAAGATTCCTCGCGGCCTTCACAGCCGTTGCACTTCTTCGGATCGACAATAGGCGGCATGGTTTCCTCCTTTAGGGCTTGTAGCGGTCGCCGGGCACCAGCTGCTCGTAGGGCCGGGTGAAGGTCTCGATCTCTCCCGTGGCCATGTTCCTGCGGCTCTCCACGTGGCAGTCGTAGGCGGGGTCCACTTCCGGGTAGTCGGCGCGGGTCTGCCAGCCCTGCCAGCGGGTCTCCTTGCGGAACTTCAGGTGGTGGCAGAGCACCTCGGCCACGTCGATGCGGTCGATGACCTCGTGCACGCTCATCAGGTCGTGCAGGTCCGTGGCCGCCAGGTATTTCGTCTGCTCCCGGAGCATGGCCAGGTGTTTCAGCGCGTAGTCCAGCCGCTCCTCGTTGGTGCGGTAGAACTGGCTGGTGCCGCCCGCGTACTCGTCCATGAGCCGCTGCAGGCGCTCCTCCATCTCCAGGGCGCGCAGGCCGTCGAAGCCCTCCCCGCGCAGCAGGGGCGCGAACACGCGGGCCTTCTCCGCCTCGATCTGCGCGGCGTCGGGTTCGGGCAGCTCGAGCCCCTTGATGTAGTCCGCCGCTCCGCGCAGGGCCAGCTTGCCCTCGGCCGCGCAGCCGCCCACGAACTTGTTGGGGTTGCCCCCGGCGGTTTCCCCGGCGGCGAACAGGCCCGGGATGGTGGTCATGCGCTCCATGTCCACCCAGAAGCCGGACTGGGTGTGCCCGCCCACGATGTACGGGTCGGAGCCGTAGATCTCGATGGGCTCCTTCACGGGGTCCTGGCCGCGGCTGGCCAGGAAGAGCACGAAGCTGGGGCGCTCGTTAAGGTAGTCGGTCATCATCTGCTTGGCCAGCTCCGGCTCCATGCCGCGCGTGTCGCAGTAGGTGGGGCCGCGCCCGGCCAGCCACTCCTCCATGGGGGCGTTGGCGCGGATGTAGCGCGGAGCCTTGTCCGCGCCCAGGTGGGCGTAGCGCTGCTTCATGATTCGCTCGCCCTTGGCGTTGATGATGGGAGCCTTGTAGCCCACGGAGATGGTGTCCACGGGGCCGCAGAAGTCCTTGGTGCGGGTGGCGACCCAGCGCTGCTCCATGGATGTCATCTCGGCGCCCTGCCGGATGCCCACGGCGTAGCCGGTGCCCACGCAGTAGGGGCACATCCAGATCTGGTGATGGCTGTCCGTGGCGTCGGCGGTGTAGCTCTTGTAGAGCCCGGCCGCGCCGCCCGTGGCGTTGATGGTGGCCTTGGCGTTGAACACGTAGAACTTGCCGTCGCGCACGCCGAAGCCCAGCGCGCCCACGCAGCGTCCGCCGTCCATGAGCAGCTGGGTGCAGGCCACGCGGTTGTAGATCCGGGCTCCAGCCTCGATGGCCTTCTCGGCCATGATGGGCTTGAGCTGCTCGCCGTGGATGGAGATGTCCCAGGCGCCCCGGTAGCGGATCTTGCCCTCGGCGTCCCGCAGGATGGGCAGGCCCCAGCGCTCCAGGTCGTCCACGGATTCATTGAGCTCGCGGGCGTTGGAGAGGGCCAGGTCCTCCCGGATGGGGCCGCCGCCCACCTGGGAACGGCACCAGCGCACCAGGTCCTCGGGGGTCTTGCCTTCGGGGATGTAGGTGTTGATGGCGTCCATGCCCGCCGAGCACGCGCCGGAGCGCATGATGTGGGCCTTCTCCATGATGACGACCTTGAGCGAGGGGTCGAGCTTGGCGGCCTCCACGGCGGAGAAGCAGCCGGCGTTGCCGCCGCCGATGATCAGGATGTCGCAGTCCACCTGGACGGTTTCGACGGCGTCCAGGCTGGTGGGATTTTGAACCATGCGGGGCATGATGAGGTCCTCCTAGTAGGGCCAGGGGGCGTTGGGGTTCCAGACGGGCAGCCCGAACAGGGCGTACCAGGGGGCCATGACGCAGATGCCGAAGGCGATGGCCAGCAGGATGCAGACCCAGCCGGATTTGGCGTAGTCCGCCGTGGAGAAGGTGCCCGTGCCGTAGGCGATGACGGCGGCGGTGATCTGCGTGGGCAGCAGGTAGGCGAAGGTGTCCACGTTGCAGATCAGCAGCGTGAAGGCCACCGGGTGCAGCCCCACCTTGGGGGCCATGGCGAAGACGATGGGGGCGAGCATGGCAACGGCTGCCACGTTGGAGAGCATGCCGATGCGCAGCACCTGCGTGCCGAGCATCATCACCAGAAGCGTCTGCCACCAGCCCATGCCCTGGACCATCACGTGTATGTGGTCGGCCATCCATCCGGCCAGGCCAGACTTGCTCATGGCGTCGGTCATGGTGATGGCGCCACCGAGGAGTAGGAAAGTTCCCCAGATGGTGCGGTCCTGCACGGCCTTCCACTTG
The Fundidesulfovibrio soli DNA segment above includes these coding regions:
- a CDS encoding arsenate reductase ArsC — encoded protein: MSQKMRVLFLCTGNSCRSQMAEGFARALRSPEIEPWSAGIMKHGMNPRAVKAMAEAGVDISGQTSKTVDELPVKEFDFVVTLCDHAKEHCPILPGAGRIMHAQFDDPPSLAAGASSEEEVMGHYRRVRDEIKAFVMNFPPAG
- a CDS encoding Crp/Fnr family transcriptional regulator, whose amino-acid sequence is MAPDTPHMDWHLIKGGFFDGLEREFEAFRALAATRRVKKNDIIFFENDRCTRCYYLDHGSVKIFRISLHGKEPTFFIRSPGEMFGLAEIVGGETRKCSAQAISDGVILEVGRKEFLDLMLDHPLLARRAIEVLGRRIRYLTGQLENLMTCGVATRLLKLLVCLSHDEIAQAKGGPVDVPAKLTQGQMASMTGSCQQTVSETLASFEERGLIKVTRRSITLLDPSAILEELSRMEN
- a CDS encoding 4Fe-4S binding protein, whose product is MPPIVDPKKCNGCEGREESFCEEACPGDLMYVGADGKSHCHANRDCWDCMSCVKMCPRNAIETRIPYQLGYHKATLKPIMGKNSITWKCTDIHGQTVTYKYRNRLDIED
- a CDS encoding adenylyl-sulfate reductase subunit alpha, producing the protein MPRMVQNPTSLDAVETVQVDCDILIIGGGNAGCFSAVEAAKLDPSLKVVIMEKAHIMRSGACSAGMDAINTYIPEGKTPEDLVRWCRSQVGGGPIREDLALSNARELNESVDDLERWGLPILRDAEGKIRYRGAWDISIHGEQLKPIMAEKAIEAGARIYNRVACTQLLMDGGRCVGALGFGVRDGKFYVFNAKATINATGGAAGLYKSYTADATDSHHQIWMCPYCVGTGYAVGIRQGAEMTSMEQRWVATRTKDFCGPVDTISVGYKAPIINAKGERIMKQRYAHLGADKAPRYIRANAPMEEWLAGRGPTYCDTRGMEPELAKQMMTDYLNERPSFVLFLASRGQDPVKEPIEIYGSDPYIVGGHTQSGFWVDMERMTTIPGLFAAGETAGGNPNKFVGGCAAEGKLALRGAADYIKGLELPEPDAAQIEAEKARVFAPLLRGEGFDGLRALEMEERLQRLMDEYAGGTSQFYRTNEERLDYALKHLAMLREQTKYLAATDLHDLMSVHEVIDRIDVAEVLCHHLKFRKETRWQGWQTRADYPEVDPAYDCHVESRRNMATGEIETFTRPYEQLVPGDRYKP